A region of the Stieleria neptunia genome:
GAATCACCCTGGCTCCCCTCTCCCCCGATTCCTGGCGAGCCTAAGCGAGTCAGAAATCGGGGGAGAGGGGCTGGGGGTGAGGGGGATAAGTGGGAATTTATACTGTGCGCCGTTGCTGGATTGCGGCGACGATATGCTCTCGAACCCCGGTTGGACATGGCGACACAGCAGAAATCAGCAGAGTATCGCCCCATCGGATACTCACGTCCAAACTTTTCTCCGGCGCAACCACGATTGCTCATCATCTGCTAAACCGAGTTTTCGAATTCATTCGCTCGGCCGCGCTGATCACGAACAAACTCGGTGACCTTGTGATTGCATCGTCGTTTCGTCATGTGGATTCCCCCTCACCCCCAGCCCCTCTCCCCCAAACAAGCCTCTCGTCATTGCAACATATTGGCATTCTAAAATCACTCGGTGCCCATGATCAATCAGAATCAACGAAGAGGCTTGTTCGGGGGAGAGGGGAGCCATTTTGGGGTAAGTCGAATCTCGATTTAGCGGTATTGGGCGCGAGCCCTCCGGTTCCAGCTTGAAAGACCGGAGGGCTCGCGCCCTGCCGCTAACAATTGCTTTCCATTTGCCGACGATCACTGGGATTCACGTGGTTCGCTGCCCAGCGCTCGCGGCATCTTGAACCACCATCTGCCCCTTTCCGATCGGAAGGACGACGACGGAGAGACCGAACTCTTGCGACAGGGTTCGTCGGAATTCGACCATCTCGCCGGCGTGGGAGACGGCGTTGTCGACAACCAGCAGTCCGAATCGAAGCACACCGATCAGGTCCGACGACCAATCCTGATAGCGCGAGCGGTCGGAATCCAGAAACACAAAGTCATAGCGATCATCGTCAGATTGCCGGAGAAAATCGCCACCGTCGCCATGATGCAGTGTCACCGTTTCGGTCAGACTGCACGCCGCGAGATTTGCTTCGGCGCTCTGCACTTTTGAACGCGACGCGTCGACACTGTCCACCGTCGCGCCGACCGCTGCAGCAGCCCGCGCGAGCCAGAGGGTCGAGTAGCCGTTTGACGTGCCCAGCTCAAGGATCCGCGTCGGTTGCGCATCGCGGACGAGCACGTCGAGAAATTTTCCCGTCGAGGGCGTGATGTTCAACATCATGCCGTCGCGAGACACCGCCGCCTCGTCATTGCGACAGCCTTCGCGATAGAGTTGTTCCAGATAGGCGTCAACGTCCATGAGTCAAACCGACGCCTGATTCGCAGTCAAAGAGGTGCGGATCGATCGTCGTCGACGAGCGGTAAAAAATAGCCCCGTCACGGCGGCGAGCATGGCAACAGTTCCCGGTTCGGGCACCGCCGACAATTGCCCCGTGAATCCGACGTTGTTGAAATCGACTTGATTGTTCGTGCCAGAAAACACCGCGTTGACGAATCGGACGTTCTTTGGGTCCCCGATCGCGATTGTCTCGCCGACGATCGGAAACGCTTCCGAACCCTGAGTGTTGCCAAAGGCCGGGTTGATGACCGAAAAGTCCCCGACCTGAGTCGCCGAGGCGTTCAAGAAACGGAGGTCCACACGATCGACGTCATAGGTCTCCGTCACGTAATTCCAAAGGTGGAATGAAGTGAGATCGTATTCAACGCCAAGATCGAAATCGACTTCCAGCATTCCGCCGGAAACCCAAACATGCGTCGACTGATTGTGAAATTCCGTCGCATCGGCAGTCGGCAGGTCCATCATGCTAGCCAGCGAATCTGCCGTTGACCGATTCGCAAACGGCTCCGCATCCATGCTTGCCCCCAACGCAACCGACGCATTGCTATTGTTTAGGAAAACGAGTTCAGCCCAACCTTGGGTGCTCCACAGCATGCTGCACCCCAACACGATCATCACACTTAGCTTCGTCGTCATCGATCACTTCCCGCAAGGACACTCGGTAAGAAAGAATACTGCCACTGGATATCCTAACTTGGCCGAGCAACATCGTGGCGGCTGGGCGTGAACGCCATGAAAAATCGCGGTATGGGGCTCCAGACGGACGTCAATGGTGCCCACACTCAGCGGCGAAGGATACGTCGAATGTTCCACAGGATTTGGCGAATGGACAACGACGACCTCGGCGGAATCCTGGCGAACTGGGTGACCGATGTCCAAAACGGCATCGTCGACCTTCGCGGTTCACGACTCCGCACCTCTCGTGCGCCGGTTTGATGGACGAAACTGGCGAGACGCTCTTCAAATCGACGACGTGTTTGTGGCGGTCTCGTTTTGCGGGCCGGCTTGGATCTCGGCCGCCGAGTCTTCTTCGAGTGTGATTTCGAAATCATGAGCAGCCCGTACGCAGCGGCAAGGCCCAACACCGCATACGCGCAGGATGTCAAAATCACAAGCGACACGGATGCGCCGGGAATCAAAACCCCGATCCCACACCCGAGCAGGGCGCCGAGGCAGGCCATCGCAATGATGAGAAGGAGGTCCATGATCACCCATTCAATGTACGCGATCGGAATCGCCGCGGGAAACGACTCCGGTCGGATCGATCTCGAAAGTTTGACCTCTCATGCCCGACGACGCATCGTCGGTGGCTAGAACAGCGAGTCTGGCGAAATGTGTTTGGATCGTTCAGCGACGCGTTCGGAAACCTCACGCTCGATTCGTCGCAGCAAAAACCATCGTCGGAGGAGCCCTGAAGCGTTCCATTGATCAGCATATTCCGCTTCAACTGCAGTTCGAATCTCGACCTCCATTCCATTGATGGCTCGTTCGTAGCCGTCTTCCACAAAACCAGAGGAAATTGAATTCGACTGCATTGATTTGGGAGGCGAGTATGGATTGCCGTCGTGGTTTGAAAACTCCCCGCCGCGACCGCCGCTGAGAACCACGCGATCGCGTGCCCTGCAACCTTGCCGAGACGACCGCCAAGGATACCAGCCCAGAAACCAAAATGGAAACGCAACCACGGCAGGCCCGGCGATACACTTGAGGAAGCATTCGGGGGTCATCAATCGTCGTGTCCGCTGGAGCAGCGCGGGCGATTCCGCCATACACCGAGTGCTTCACGCTGCCACGCGGGAAGGGGCATGTCGAGGAACCTCATTCTGACCGATTTGCGGGCGGGTTTCAGATTTCCTGACTCGAACGTTTTCGATGTATTGAATTTCAATTCACGTCACACTCCCGTGTGGGATATCGATTGTCTAACGGCAGCTTTTGGGAAACAATTTAGATTCTCTCCCTCTGGGAGAGACGGCGTTTGCGCAGCAAGCAAACGCCAGAGAGGGCCCACGCTGCAAAAGCCTTGGCGCCTTCCGCCTCGATCAAATCTGTCACTTATAGAATTGACGTCCGTTGGGGAAGGTCGGACGCGAGGTACGAGCGACCGGGGAGGGTTCGCTGTGGCTCGAAATCACTCCGTTGCAACCGTTCGACCTCCCCTCGCTTCGCTCGACCCTCCTGCCAGGAGGGTGACTTTAAAACTGCTCCAGCTCTGTGTGGGAGGGTGAATCAGCGTTTTGCGATAAAAGACGATGACATACATCGATTCCGTTAGACTGAGCAGATTTCGGATTCTGCCCCGCCAAGTTTCGCAGAGTGCGTGCCGTCGCGCGGGCGATTTAGTATCCTGTACGTTTGATCGGGCCGAGGCGTATGGTTGGCGGAAAATCTCGAGGAAACGTGATGAAGTATTTGGTTCTACTGATGATGGTTTTGGCGGGCGGCGGCGCGACGGGGGCCGACGTGATTGAGTTTGCCGACGGGGCGAAACTCTCCGGCACCATCACCTCGATCCGGAAAGCGGAAAAGGAGTTTGATTTCAAACCCAGTGATGACTCTCAATCTGCAAAATCGGAATATCGGTTCGATGAAGTCTATCGGGTCTCCTACCAAGGCAAGTGGTTCGTTTTGACGCCGAAAGCGGAACCGACGCCCACGGATAGCGCTGCCGGGGGCGATTCCGGGACAGTGACACGTTCCAAGGCGGAGGTCTTGGCCCTGATCAAGGCTGCCGGGAAAACGCCGCCCGACTGGTTCGAATCCACGCCGCTGAACTATCCCAAAACGCTCGACCTTTCCTGGCCGATCAAGCCGCCCAAGGGGCCGTGGCAAAGCCATAAGAACATGGGCCAGTACATCTGGTCGGTCATCAACGAAAACCCTGGCCGATGGCACTCGGGCATCAAACTGCTTCACCACTGCGTGTCGTTGCACAAAGACGACCGGGTCTTGCTGCAGCGCGACATGAACGCACTCGGAGACGCCTACTTTCGGTTGTTGCAGGACTACCCACGGGCCGCGTTCTGGTTCCAGCAAGGCAAGGCGAACGTCGACAAGGTGCATGGCATTCGATTGGCCGAGTGCTATTGGCGTTTAGGAAACCGCAGCATGGCCCTGCAAATGCTACGCGGACGGCGTCTCAACCTTGGCGCGATCAAACTGTACGGCGACATGGGCGAGATCGACCGGGCGCTCAGTCTGACGGCCGCCTTCGTGAAATCGGGCAACGATTACCAGGCCAATATTCTGGCCGCCGACGCGCTGCGGCTGGCCGGACGCCCCGACGAGGCGATCGACTATTACCAACGCGTCATCGCATCCAAGCGGTTTCGAAACGACGAGTACGAGAAACGTTTCAAAGCTCGTGCCCAGGAGAGTATCGATACGATTCGCTTGTATGACCAGGCGGACGTCAGTCGCGTCGCCGACGGAACCTACCGCGACAGCAGCACGGGTTACAACGGTAAACTTTCCGTCGCAGTCACGGTATCGGGCGGCAGATTGGAAGCGGTCAAAATCACCGACCACAAAGAGAAACAATTTTATTCGTCGTTGACCGACACGCCGGCGCAATTGATCGCCCGTCAAAGCGTGCAAGGCATTGATGGAACCAGCAGTGCCACGATCACGGCCCAAGCCATCGTCAACGCGACTGCCAAGGCGCTGGCCCAGGGGACCCGATGAGACGACGCGGTTTGGCGCTGGCCGTCGCCCTGTTGGCCGCCGCAGTCCTGGTGGCCGTCGCGCAAAACCACTGGATTGCGGTTCGCTTGGGCATTCCGCCATCGCTTGCGGTCACGATCGCGTGCGTCGGGTTGGCCGCCGCCCTCTTGGTGTTGCTGACCAGTTTTGATCTCGGCAGCCGCGCGGTGCTGCGATTGGACTGGTTTTCACCCGCCCTCCGGCGACTCAAGCCGGATCAATACGCCTCCCATTCATTGACGGGGCGGTTGCTGCGCTGGCTGGTGCCCGAGGGGCTGCAGTCCGACCGCATGTCGAAACAGCGAGGCTTGTTGCGAAAGACGTTGCGGCGATTCGGATTGTCCTGGCTGGCGTCACCGGTCCGACGGATCGTCCAAACGATCTGCTTGGTCACGTTCGTCGTTCTCTTCTTCTACGTTTGTTGGCCTTACGATGCACGGCCGGCGGCGGAGAGTCCCAACCCAGAAATCGCCGCCGTCGAGCAATGGCCGTCGCACTACAGCGATAACTTGGCGGCAAAGGAGATCATCCCGGCCGAGACGTTCTTGATGATTGACCCGTTGGTCAGTTTGTCGACCGCGGTCGCGTCACGTAGCTGGGTCTGGTCGCTGGTGTCGGCGGCAGCGATTTTGATCGTTTGCGTGCTGATTCCGCGCGGCTTTTGCGGCTACCTGTGTCCATTGGGCACGACGATTGACCTGTTTGATTGGGCGATCGGAAAACGGGTCAAACGGTTTCGTGTTCCCGGTGACGGTTGGTGGGTTCACATCAAATACTATTTGCTCGCCGGGACGCTGCTGTGTTCGGTATTCGGGGTGTTGGTCTCGGGATTCGTTTCGGCGATTCCGGTGATCACGCGAGGCATGCTGTTTCTGTTTGATCCGATCCAGACCGGAACGCTGCGGGGTTGGCATTTGGTTCCCGCGATGAACGTCGGCCACGTGATTTCGATCGCGATGTTTTTGGGCGTGTTGAGTTTGGGGTTCTTTCGGCCGCGGTTTTGGTGCAAGTACGTCTGTCCAAGTGGAGCGGTGTTTTCGCTTGGGAATCTGTTTCGAATCACCGAGCGAAAGGTCGAGTCGTCTTGCATCAACTGCAACAAGTGCGTCGAAATCTGCCCGTTCGACGCGATTAAACCGGACTTCACAACGCGGACCACCGACTGCACGCTGTGTCAGTCCTGTGGCGGTGTGTGCCCGACGCACGCGATCAAGTTCGTCGAACGCTGGAATGTGGTCGAGTTGAAGGTCGAGAACGATCCGCCGACGCACGAGACGGCGTTGGGCCGACGCGGTTTCTTGTCACTCGCCGGAGGCACGGCGGCGGCGGTGGCGGGCAGCGCCGGAGTTTCGCTGGCGACAAAAGCCTTTGGTGCACGCCTGGACGATCCCGATGCGTTCCTGCCCGTCCGTCCACCGGGCAGCGTGCCCGAGCAAGAGTTTTTGGAAATGTGCATTCGCTGCGGCGAGTGTTTCAAGGCCTGTCCGAACGACGTGTTGCAGCCGGAGGGGTTTCAGCAGGGTTTGGAGGGATTGTGGTCGCCGCTGGTCAACGCCGATTGGGCGGGATGTGAATCAAGCTGCAACGCATGCGGACAAGTCTGTCCGACCGGTGCCATTCGTGCGCTGCCATTGGCCGAGAAGAAAGTCGCACGAATGGGCTTGGCGATCGTCAACGAGAAGACCTGTCTGCCGTTTGCCGGTCAAGAAGAATGCGATCTTTGTGTCCAGGAATGCAACGCGGCGGGGTACCATGCGATCGAGTTCAAGCGGGTCGGAACGGAAGTGGACGACAATGGTGTCCCGATCGAAGGCACCGGCTATTCGGCGCCAGTCGTGCTGGCCGATCAGTGCGTGGGATGTGGACTTTGCCAGACACGTTGCCACGCGATCAACGTCAAGGAAAGAGGTTTGTTAGGCGAGTCGGCGATCATCATCGAAGCGGGCGAAGGCAAAGAGGATCGGATGATGTCGGGTTCCTACATCGCACTGCGTCAGCAGGAATCACGCCAGCGTGCGACGGCAGAACCGGGTGTCGAGTACTTCGTGCCAGAGACGGACGCCGATGAATCACCGTTCGGAGTCCCGGAGTCACCGTTCGGAGTCCCGGAGTCACCGTTCGGAGTGCCGGAGTCACCGTTCGGAGTGCCCGAGTCACCGTTTGGAGTGCCCGAGTCTCCCGAGATGGATGCCCCGGATGATGACCCATTTGGTACGTTGAATTTGAAGTGATGGTTAATTGTGGCTCGAGTCGATCGTCGTTCGCTACAATGCGACGACAGTCGACCGAGCATCATGGTTCGAACTCCAAACCTTTTCAACGATCTTGCAAATGAATCCCATCACCGTCGCTGCCGTCCAGTTCAATCATCGCCCAGGTGACAAAGCGTTCAACCTTGGTCGTGTCGAGTCGATGACGGCGGAGGCCAAGGCGAGAGGAGCGGATTTGGTCGCGTTCCCCGAAATGTGTCTGACCGGCTATTGGCACGTGAGAAACCTGTCGGCTGACCAGTGCCGTGAACTTGCCGAACCGATTCGTGGGGGGCGATCCACCGACGCGTTGTTGGCACTTGCCGCTCGACATGAGATGACGATCGGCGCCGGGCTGATTGAACTGGCCGAGGATGGGCGACTGTTCAACAGTTACGTCGTCGCGATGCCCGACGGCCAGGTCGCCGTGCATCGAAAACTTCACTGTTTCATCAGCGAACACCTCGATTCTGGCGAGGACTACACGGTGTTCGAGATACCCCAAGGGGCAACCGTGGGCGTGTTGATCTGTTACGACAACAACATCGGCGAAAACGTTCGGATGAACGCGCTATTGGGGGCGGAA
Encoded here:
- a CDS encoding nitrilase family protein, with protein sequence MNPITVAAVQFNHRPGDKAFNLGRVESMTAEAKARGADLVAFPEMCLTGYWHVRNLSADQCRELAEPIRGGRSTDALLALAARHEMTIGAGLIELAEDGRLFNSYVVAMPDGQVAVHRKLHCFISEHLDSGEDYTVFEIPQGATVGVLICYDNNIGENVRMNALLGAEILLAPHQTGGCNSPSPHCMGVIDPKLWQQRETNPEAIEAEFRGPKGREWIRRWLPARAHDNGLFVIFSNGVGVDDDEVRTGNSMILGPYGETLAETWKADDDIVVAQLDPSIQATSTGRRWLKSRRPELYGPLAERTGIEQDTRVVRFAKVTGAHSGT
- a CDS encoding 4Fe-4S binding protein; translation: MRRRGLALAVALLAAAVLVAVAQNHWIAVRLGIPPSLAVTIACVGLAAALLVLLTSFDLGSRAVLRLDWFSPALRRLKPDQYASHSLTGRLLRWLVPEGLQSDRMSKQRGLLRKTLRRFGLSWLASPVRRIVQTICLVTFVVLFFYVCWPYDARPAAESPNPEIAAVEQWPSHYSDNLAAKEIIPAETFLMIDPLVSLSTAVASRSWVWSLVSAAAILIVCVLIPRGFCGYLCPLGTTIDLFDWAIGKRVKRFRVPGDGWWVHIKYYLLAGTLLCSVFGVLVSGFVSAIPVITRGMLFLFDPIQTGTLRGWHLVPAMNVGHVISIAMFLGVLSLGFFRPRFWCKYVCPSGAVFSLGNLFRITERKVESSCINCNKCVEICPFDAIKPDFTTRTTDCTLCQSCGGVCPTHAIKFVERWNVVELKVENDPPTHETALGRRGFLSLAGGTAAAVAGSAGVSLATKAFGARLDDPDAFLPVRPPGSVPEQEFLEMCIRCGECFKACPNDVLQPEGFQQGLEGLWSPLVNADWAGCESSCNACGQVCPTGAIRALPLAEKKVARMGLAIVNEKTCLPFAGQEECDLCVQECNAAGYHAIEFKRVGTEVDDNGVPIEGTGYSAPVVLADQCVGCGLCQTRCHAINVKERGLLGESAIIIEAGEGKEDRMMSGSYIALRQQESRQRATAEPGVEYFVPETDADESPFGVPESPFGVPESPFGVPESPFGVPESPFGVPESPEMDAPDDDPFGTLNLK
- a CDS encoding PEP-CTERM sorting domain-containing protein (PEP-CTERM proteins occur, often in large numbers, in the proteomes of bacteria that also encode an exosortase, a predicted intramembrane cysteine proteinase. The presence of a PEP-CTERM domain at a protein's C-terminus predicts cleavage within the sorting domain, followed by covalent anchoring to some some component of the (usually Gram-negative) cell surface. Many PEP-CTERM proteins exhibit an unusual sequence composition that includes large numbers of potential glycosylation sites. Expression of one such protein has been shown restore the ability of a bacterium to form floc, a type of biofilm.), whose translation is MTTKLSVMIVLGCSMLWSTQGWAELVFLNNSNASVALGASMDAEPFANRSTADSLASMMDLPTADATEFHNQSTHVWVSGGMLEVDFDLGVEYDLTSFHLWNYVTETYDVDRVDLRFLNASATQVGDFSVINPAFGNTQGSEAFPIVGETIAIGDPKNVRFVNAVFSGTNNQVDFNNVGFTGQLSAVPEPGTVAMLAAVTGLFFTARRRRSIRTSLTANQASV
- a CDS encoding O-methyltransferase, with protein sequence MDVDAYLEQLYREGCRNDEAAVSRDGMMLNITPSTGKFLDVLVRDAQPTRILELGTSNGYSTLWLARAAAAVGATVDSVDASRSKVQSAEANLAACSLTETVTLHHGDGGDFLRQSDDDRYDFVFLDSDRSRYQDWSSDLIGVLRFGLLVVDNAVSHAGEMVEFRRTLSQEFGLSVVVLPIGKGQMVVQDAASAGQRTT
- a CDS encoding FMN-binding protein; translation: MKYLVLLMMVLAGGGATGADVIEFADGAKLSGTITSIRKAEKEFDFKPSDDSQSAKSEYRFDEVYRVSYQGKWFVLTPKAEPTPTDSAAGGDSGTVTRSKAEVLALIKAAGKTPPDWFESTPLNYPKTLDLSWPIKPPKGPWQSHKNMGQYIWSVINENPGRWHSGIKLLHHCVSLHKDDRVLLQRDMNALGDAYFRLLQDYPRAAFWFQQGKANVDKVHGIRLAECYWRLGNRSMALQMLRGRRLNLGAIKLYGDMGEIDRALSLTAAFVKSGNDYQANILAADALRLAGRPDEAIDYYQRVIASKRFRNDEYEKRFKARAQESIDTIRLYDQADVSRVADGTYRDSSTGYNGKLSVAVTVSGGRLEAVKITDHKEKQFYSSLTDTPAQLIARQSVQGIDGTSSATITAQAIVNATAKALAQGTR